The following are encoded in a window of Acidobacteriota bacterium genomic DNA:
- the mdh gene encoding malate dehydrogenase: MNRKVTVVGGAGNVGATVARQIANKELADVVIVDIADQKAAGVALDIYQACPIEGSSARLIGVGTNDWAQTANSDIVVITSGVPRKPGMSRDDLLNINYKIMQDVTAEVVKHSPKAIILPVSNPLDAMAQAVMRIGKLPKQRVIGMAGVLDSARMRTFISMELNVSVENVHAFVLGGHGDTMVPLARYSTVAGIPLPDLLRQDRIDAIAARTANGGAEITKLVGTSAWYAPGSAVAEMVEAILKDKKKILPCSVYLEGEYGIRGLFVGVPVKLGAGGVEQIIQIALTDAEKAALHKSANAVKELVTVILPEDGKNASVA, translated from the coding sequence ATGAATCGCAAAGTCACAGTCGTGGGCGGCGCGGGGAACGTCGGCGCCACCGTCGCGCGGCAGATCGCCAACAAGGAGCTGGCCGATGTCGTGATCGTCGACATCGCGGACCAGAAGGCGGCCGGCGTCGCGCTGGACATCTACCAGGCGTGCCCGATCGAGGGGTCGAGCGCGCGCCTGATCGGCGTGGGCACGAATGACTGGGCCCAGACCGCGAATTCGGACATCGTCGTCATCACGTCGGGCGTGCCGCGCAAGCCGGGCATGAGCCGCGACGACCTGCTGAACATCAACTACAAGATCATGCAGGACGTCACGGCGGAAGTCGTGAAGCACTCGCCGAAGGCGATCATCCTTCCGGTGTCGAACCCGCTGGACGCGATGGCGCAGGCGGTCATGCGCATCGGCAAGCTGCCCAAGCAGCGGGTCATCGGGATGGCCGGCGTGCTCGACTCGGCGCGCATGCGCACGTTCATCTCGATGGAGCTGAACGTGTCGGTCGAAAACGTCCACGCCTTCGTCCTGGGAGGGCACGGCGACACGATGGTGCCGCTCGCCCGCTACTCGACGGTTGCCGGGATTCCGCTGCCCGACCTGCTGAGGCAGGACCGGATCGACGCGATCGCCGCGCGGACCGCGAACGGCGGCGCGGAGATCACCAAGCTGGTCGGCACCAGCGCGTGGTACGCGCCGGGATCGGCCGTGGCCGAGATGGTGGAGGCGATCCTCAAGGACAAGAAGAAGATCCTGCCGTGCTCGGTGTACCTGGAAGGGGAGTACGGCATCCGCGGCCTGTTTGTCGGCGTGCCGGTGAAGCTGGGCGCCGGGGGCGTCGAGCAGATCATCCAGATCGCGCTGACGGACGCTGAAAAGGCCGCGCTCCACAAGTCGGCGAACGCCGTGAAGGAACTCGTCACGGTGATCCTGCCGGAGGACGGCAAGAACGCTTCGGTTGCGTGA
- a CDS encoding PLP-dependent transferase produces the protein MQTKDLGINSKLIHAGHRPDPTGAVTVPIYQTSTFAFRSAEHGAALFAGEGDGFIYTRIGNPTVRALEDNVAELENGCAGIATSSGMAAVNTVYLALLSSGGHVVSTASVYGASRVLLEADYGRFGVTAAYIDTTDLAEARRAIRPETKLVYVESPSNPSMQVSDIAAIAAMAHAHGALVVVDNTFASPYLQKPLDLGADVVLHSVTKFLNGHADVVGGVIVAKDPAVHKRLRRAMVNSGCNMDPHQAFLVIRGLKTLGLRVERAQESAMKVARWLQEQPEVASVRYIGLESHPQHALARRQMTGFGSMIAFELKGGFEAGKRLMDNVRLATLAVSLGGVETLIEHPASMTHACMKPEDRRQAGFSDGLVRYSVGIEDVDDLIADLRQALEAAAAAPRAVTA, from the coding sequence ATGCAGACCAAAGATCTCGGCATCAACAGCAAGCTGATCCACGCCGGTCACCGCCCCGATCCAACCGGGGCGGTGACGGTGCCTATCTACCAGACGTCGACCTTCGCGTTCCGCAGCGCCGAGCATGGCGCGGCGCTCTTTGCCGGCGAGGGTGACGGCTTCATCTACACGCGAATCGGCAATCCCACCGTTCGCGCGCTGGAAGACAACGTCGCCGAGCTGGAGAACGGCTGCGCGGGCATCGCCACCAGCTCCGGCATGGCGGCGGTGAACACGGTCTACCTGGCGCTGCTGTCCTCGGGCGGCCACGTCGTCAGCACGGCGTCGGTCTACGGCGCGAGCCGGGTGTTGCTCGAGGCCGACTACGGGCGGTTTGGGGTCACGGCGGCCTACATCGACACGACCGATCTCGCGGAGGCGCGGCGCGCGATCAGGCCGGAAACGAAGCTCGTGTACGTCGAGAGCCCGTCGAACCCGTCCATGCAGGTGAGCGACATCGCCGCCATCGCAGCGATGGCGCACGCCCACGGCGCGCTCGTCGTCGTGGACAACACGTTCGCGAGCCCGTACCTGCAGAAGCCGCTCGATCTCGGCGCTGACGTCGTGCTGCACTCCGTCACGAAGTTCCTCAACGGGCACGCCGACGTGGTCGGCGGCGTGATCGTGGCGAAGGATCCGGCCGTCCACAAGCGGCTGCGCCGGGCCATGGTGAACTCGGGATGCAACATGGATCCGCACCAGGCGTTCCTGGTCATCCGCGGGCTGAAGACACTCGGGCTGCGCGTCGAGCGCGCGCAGGAGAGCGCGATGAAGGTCGCGCGCTGGCTGCAGGAGCAGCCGGAGGTGGCGTCGGTCCGCTACATCGGCCTCGAGTCGCACCCGCAGCACGCCCTGGCGCGGCGGCAGATGACGGGCTTCGGCTCGATGATCGCCTTCGAGCTGAAAGGGGGCTTCGAAGCGGGCAAGCGGCTGATGGACAACGTCAGGCTGGCGACGCTCGCGGTGTCGCTGGGCGGGGTCGAGACGCTCATCGAGCATCCCGCGTCGATGACCCATGCGTGCATGAAGCCGGAAGATCGCCGCCAGGCGGGCTTCAGCGACGGGCTGGTGCGTTATTCGGTCGGGATCGAGGACGTCGACGACCTGATCGCTGACTTGCGTCAAGCGCTCGAGGCCGCAGCCGCCGCACCGCGCGCGGTGACGGCGTAA
- a CDS encoding metalloregulator ArsR/SmtB family transcription factor, translated as MDDASSGRRFKAAVYGELARLGRALGGAARLELLDLLAQHPRAVEALAAEIGQSIANTSQHLQVLRRARLVEADRDGRFVRYRLASREVVALVHAIRAVGESQLAEIERARRELLEGRGAVEAIDARALRARIREGSVTVIDVRPEDEYRVSHLPGALSVPLSDLRRRLRALPRRQEIVAYCRGPYCVMAVDAVALLRRRGFNARRFELGVTEWQALGYDLAHGSPAGARP; from the coding sequence ATGGACGACGCATCCTCCGGCCGACGGTTCAAGGCGGCGGTCTACGGCGAGCTGGCGCGGCTCGGGCGCGCCCTCGGCGGCGCGGCGCGCCTGGAGCTGCTCGACCTGCTCGCCCAGCACCCGCGCGCCGTCGAGGCGCTCGCGGCGGAAATCGGCCAGTCGATCGCCAACACCTCGCAGCACCTCCAGGTGCTGCGGCGGGCCCGGCTGGTGGAGGCCGATCGCGACGGCCGCTTCGTTCGCTACCGCCTCGCCAGCCGAGAGGTGGTCGCCCTTGTGCACGCGATCCGCGCGGTAGGGGAGTCGCAGCTCGCCGAGATCGAGCGCGCCCGCCGGGAGCTGCTCGAGGGGCGCGGCGCCGTGGAGGCGATCGACGCCCGCGCGCTCCGCGCCCGGATCCGCGAAGGCTCCGTGACGGTGATCGACGTACGCCCCGAAGACGAGTACCGCGTGTCGCATCTGCCCGGCGCCCTCTCCGTGCCGCTCTCCGACCTGCGCCGGCGCCTGCGCGCGCTGCCGCGCAGGCAGGAAATCGTCGCCTACTGCCGGGGACCGTACTGCGTGATGGCGGTCGACGCGGTCGCCCTGCTGCGCCGCCGCGGGTTCAACGCCAGGCGCTTCGAACTGGGCGTCACCGAATGGCAGGCGCTCGGCTATGACCTCGCCCACGGGTCGCCGGCCGGAGCGCGGCCATGA
- a CDS encoding DsrE family protein yields MTYLLILNDPPYGTERTYNGLRLAGSLGKQPDTAVKVFLIGDAAATAKAGQKLPSGFYNLERMISAVVRQGGAVGVCGSCMDARGLTDGELVDGAHRSSMDELTRWTVSADRVLVF; encoded by the coding sequence ATGACCTACCTGCTGATCCTGAACGATCCCCCGTATGGCACCGAACGCACGTACAACGGGCTCCGGCTGGCCGGCTCGCTGGGCAAACAGCCGGACACGGCCGTGAAGGTGTTTCTGATCGGAGACGCGGCGGCGACCGCCAAAGCCGGCCAAAAGCTGCCGAGCGGCTTCTACAACCTCGAACGGATGATCTCCGCCGTCGTCAGGCAGGGGGGCGCGGTCGGAGTGTGTGGATCCTGCATGGACGCGCGCGGGCTCACGGACGGGGAACTGGTGGATGGGGCCCACCGCAGCTCGATGGACGAGCTGACCCGCTGGACTGTGAGCGCCGACCGCGTGCTGGTGTTCTGA
- a CDS encoding NAD(P)/FAD-dependent oxidoreductase, with protein MGAHVVILGAGVGGQVAAHALRRRLGSGHRITVVERDPQHAFAPSFLWVMTGARTPGQVTSPLAKLLARGVNLHEGEVSAIDVAGRRVETSRGSLEFDFLVVALGAELAADAVPGLSGRSHSYYSLEGATRLKPALDALGNGAKVAVLVAGLPYKCPGAPHEGAMLIADYLRRRRRIDVSVDLFTPEPQPLPVAGPALGGAVAAMLQSRGVGFHPLHKVASIADRVLAFDNGASVPFDLLVAIPPHRSPSVVRTSGLANEAGWISVDRRTLETRAEGVLAIGDITAVQIPGRWKPDVPLLLPKAGVFAHAEALVAAERVAAAALGQPCDTTFCGDGFCMLEAGGGAAGVAYGDFFAEPAPEVRVRDIGAAWHLGKVLFEQWWLSPQGARRAVLGAALRAGSRLTGVPVRL; from the coding sequence ATGGGCGCGCATGTCGTCATTCTCGGCGCAGGCGTGGGCGGGCAGGTGGCGGCTCATGCGCTTCGCCGCCGCCTCGGGAGCGGGCATCGCATCACCGTCGTGGAACGCGATCCCCAACATGCGTTTGCGCCGTCGTTCCTGTGGGTGATGACCGGCGCACGAACCCCCGGTCAGGTTACCTCGCCGCTGGCGAAGCTGCTGGCGCGTGGCGTCAACCTGCACGAGGGCGAGGTCTCGGCGATCGACGTCGCCGGCCGGCGCGTGGAGACGAGCCGGGGGAGCCTGGAATTCGACTTCCTGGTCGTCGCGCTCGGCGCGGAGTTGGCGGCCGACGCGGTGCCGGGACTATCCGGGCGCTCGCACAGCTACTATTCCCTCGAGGGCGCGACCAGGCTCAAACCCGCTCTCGACGCGCTGGGGAACGGTGCGAAGGTCGCGGTGCTGGTGGCCGGGCTGCCGTACAAGTGCCCGGGCGCGCCGCACGAAGGGGCCATGCTCATCGCGGATTACCTGCGCCGGCGCCGGCGGATCGACGTGAGCGTGGACCTGTTCACGCCGGAGCCGCAGCCGCTCCCGGTTGCGGGGCCGGCGCTCGGCGGCGCCGTCGCCGCGATGCTCCAGTCGCGAGGCGTTGGATTCCACCCGCTGCACAAGGTGGCGTCCATCGCCGACCGGGTGCTGGCGTTCGACAACGGCGCCTCGGTTCCCTTCGATCTGCTCGTCGCGATTCCGCCGCACCGCTCGCCATCCGTCGTCCGGACGAGCGGGCTGGCCAACGAGGCCGGCTGGATTTCCGTCGATCGGCGAACGCTCGAGACGCGAGCCGAAGGCGTGCTCGCGATCGGTGATATCACCGCGGTGCAGATCCCCGGCCGGTGGAAGCCTGACGTGCCGCTGCTGCTGCCCAAGGCCGGCGTCTTCGCGCACGCCGAGGCCCTGGTGGCGGCCGAGCGCGTCGCCGCCGCGGCGCTCGGACAGCCGTGCGACACAACGTTCTGTGGCGATGGGTTCTGCATGCTGGAGGCGGGCGGTGGGGCTGCCGGAGTGGCCTACGGCGACTTTTTCGCCGAGCCCGCCCCCGAGGTCCGCGTGCGCGACATCGGGGCCGCCTGGCATCTGGGGAAGGTCCTGTTCGAGCAGTGGTGGCTCTCGCCCCAGGGCGCCCGCCGCGCCGTCCTGGGCGCGGCGCTGCGCGCCGGCAGCCGTCTTACCGGCGTACCGGTGCGTCTCTGA
- a CDS encoding succinate dehydrogenase/fumarate reductase iron-sulfur subunit, which translates to MTIHLRVWRQAGPNQGGTLVPYTAEDVSPDMSFLEMLDVVNEKLIAAGKDPIAFDSDCREGICGACGMVINGVPHGPDPGTTACQLHMRRFKDGDTITLEPFRARAFPVLKDLIVDRGALDRIIKAGGYISANVGAAPEANALPVPKPIAEQAFESAACVGCGACVAACKNASAVLFTSAKISHLNVLPQGQAERTRRAVAMLDQHDLEGFGSCSNEGECEAVCPKEIRLSNIARMNREYLRARLVGV; encoded by the coding sequence ATGACGATTCACCTGCGCGTCTGGCGTCAGGCGGGGCCGAACCAGGGGGGCACGCTCGTCCCCTATACGGCCGAAGACGTCTCGCCGGACATGTCGTTCCTCGAAATGCTCGACGTCGTCAACGAGAAGCTGATCGCGGCCGGCAAGGACCCGATCGCGTTTGATTCCGACTGCCGCGAGGGCATCTGCGGCGCCTGCGGCATGGTCATCAACGGCGTGCCGCACGGGCCGGATCCCGGCACCACGGCGTGCCAGCTGCACATGCGGCGGTTCAAGGACGGCGACACCATCACGCTCGAGCCGTTCCGGGCGCGTGCGTTCCCGGTGCTGAAGGACCTCATCGTGGACCGCGGCGCGCTCGACCGCATCATCAAGGCGGGCGGCTACATCTCCGCCAACGTCGGCGCGGCGCCCGAGGCGAACGCGCTGCCCGTCCCAAAGCCGATCGCCGAGCAGGCGTTCGAGTCGGCGGCGTGCGTCGGCTGCGGCGCGTGCGTGGCGGCGTGCAAGAACGCCTCGGCGGTGCTCTTTACGTCGGCCAAGATCAGCCACCTCAACGTGCTGCCGCAGGGGCAGGCCGAGCGGACCCGCCGCGCGGTGGCCATGCTCGACCAGCACGACCTCGAAGGCTTCGGCAGTTGCTCGAACGAAGGGGAATGCGAAGCGGTCTGCCCGAAGGAGATCAGGCTGTCGAACATCGCGCGGATGAACCGCGAGTACCTCCGGGCAAGGCTCGTCGGGGTCTGA
- a CDS encoding fumarate reductase/succinate dehydrogenase flavoprotein subunit: MTLDSKIPGGPIAEKWDRHRFEMKLVNPANRRKYTVIIVGTGLAGASAASSLGELGYNVLSFCISDSPRRAHSIAAQGGINAAKNYRNDGDSIQRLFYDTVKGGDYRAREANVYRLAQISVNIIDHCVAQGVPFAREYGGLLDNRSFGGAQVSRTFYARGQTGQQLLLGAYQSMMRQVNAGTVKEFTQREMLDLALVNGQARGIIVRNLVTGQIERYAADAVLLCTGGYGTVFYLSTNAVNSNCTAIWRAHKRGALFANPCFTQIHPTCIPVSGEHQSKLTLMSESLRNDGRVWVPKNRGDRRPADQIPEDERDYYLERRYPSFGNLVPRDVASRAAKAVCDEGRGVGETGLSVYLDFRDSIQRLGRNVIEERYGNLFDMYNKITAEDPYKAPMRIYPAVHYAMGGLWVDYNLMSNVPGLHVLGEANFSDHGANRLGASALMQGLADGYFVIPYTLAHYLGSAPLPKVTTEHDAFREAEAGVSDRLTKLLSVNGKETPRALHRRLGKVLWDLVGMGRTAEGLKTALKRIPELREEFWQNVSVTGQAGDLNKNLEYAGRVADHLEFAELLALDALHRNESCGGHFREEYQTPDGEALRDDHNFMYAAAWEFTGVGRAPTLHKEPLTFEYVKPSQRSYK; the protein is encoded by the coding sequence ATGACCCTAGACAGCAAGATCCCAGGCGGCCCGATTGCGGAGAAATGGGACCGCCATCGCTTCGAGATGAAGCTGGTCAACCCCGCGAACCGCCGCAAATATACCGTCATCATCGTCGGGACGGGGCTCGCGGGCGCATCGGCGGCCTCATCGCTCGGCGAGCTGGGTTACAACGTCCTGAGCTTCTGCATCAGCGACAGTCCCCGCCGCGCGCACTCGATTGCCGCGCAGGGGGGGATCAACGCCGCCAAGAACTACCGCAATGACGGCGACAGCATCCAGCGCCTCTTTTACGACACGGTCAAGGGAGGCGATTACCGCGCGCGCGAGGCGAACGTCTACCGCCTGGCGCAGATCTCCGTGAACATCATCGACCACTGCGTGGCGCAGGGGGTGCCCTTCGCACGCGAGTACGGCGGCCTGCTCGACAACCGCTCGTTCGGCGGCGCGCAGGTCTCGCGCACGTTCTATGCGCGCGGCCAGACGGGGCAGCAGCTCCTGCTGGGGGCCTACCAGTCCATGATGCGGCAGGTGAACGCCGGCACCGTGAAGGAGTTCACCCAGCGCGAGATGCTCGACCTGGCGCTGGTCAACGGCCAGGCGCGCGGCATCATCGTCCGCAACCTCGTGACCGGGCAGATCGAACGCTACGCCGCCGACGCGGTGCTGCTCTGCACGGGGGGCTACGGAACCGTCTTCTATCTCTCCACCAACGCGGTCAACTCGAACTGCACGGCGATCTGGCGCGCGCACAAGCGCGGCGCGCTGTTCGCCAACCCGTGCTTCACGCAGATCCATCCGACGTGCATCCCGGTTTCCGGCGAGCACCAGTCGAAGCTCACGCTGATGAGCGAGAGCCTGCGGAACGACGGGCGCGTGTGGGTGCCGAAGAACAGGGGGGACCGCCGCCCGGCGGACCAGATCCCGGAAGACGAGCGCGACTACTACCTGGAGCGGCGGTATCCCAGCTTCGGCAACCTCGTCCCGCGCGACGTCGCCTCACGCGCCGCCAAGGCGGTGTGCGACGAGGGGCGCGGCGTGGGGGAAACCGGGCTGTCCGTCTACCTGGATTTCCGCGACTCCATCCAGCGCCTCGGGCGGAACGTGATCGAAGAGCGCTACGGCAATCTCTTCGACATGTACAACAAGATCACGGCCGAGGACCCTTACAAGGCGCCGATGCGGATCTACCCCGCCGTGCACTACGCGATGGGCGGGCTCTGGGTCGACTACAACCTGATGAGCAACGTTCCGGGGCTGCACGTGCTCGGCGAGGCGAACTTCTCCGACCACGGCGCGAACCGCCTCGGGGCGAGCGCCCTCATGCAGGGGCTGGCCGACGGCTACTTCGTGATCCCGTACACCCTGGCGCACTACCTGGGCAGCGCGCCGTTGCCGAAGGTCACCACGGAGCACGACGCGTTCCGCGAGGCCGAGGCCGGCGTGAGCGACCGCCTGACGAAGCTGCTGAGCGTGAACGGCAAGGAGACGCCCCGCGCGCTCCACCGCCGGCTCGGCAAGGTGCTGTGGGACTTGGTCGGCATGGGCCGCACCGCCGAGGGCCTTAAGACGGCGCTGAAACGGATCCCCGAGCTGCGCGAGGAGTTCTGGCAGAACGTGTCGGTCACCGGGCAGGCGGGAGACCTCAACAAGAACCTCGAGTATGCCGGCCGCGTGGCGGACCATCTCGAGTTCGCCGAGCTGCTCGCGCTCGACGCGCTCCACCGCAACGAATCGTGCGGCGGTCACTTCCGCGAGGAATACCAGACCCCTGACGGCGAGGCGCTCCGCGACGATCACAACTTCATGTACGCGGCGGCCTGGGAGTTCACCGGCGTGGGCAGGGCGCCCACGCTGCACAAGGAGCCGCTCACCTTCGAGTACGTGAAGCCTTCACAGCGGAGCTACAAATAA
- a CDS encoding succinate dehydrogenase cytochrome b subunit: MSRSFASSSVGTKVLIAVTGLLLFVFLIGHLAGNLLVLLGPGPFNAYSHTLISNPLVIPMEIGLLLVVLVHVYKTVKMYLQNQQARPERYAVKHWAGHTSRKSVASSTMIVSGLVTAVFVIFHLQQFKWGSYYETADTPAVRDLYRTEVEFFQDPIWVAIYVICMGLIFLHLRHGIASACQSLGAAETFGKRMLRVGMVAALIIGGGFAIIPLFIYFAK; this comes from the coding sequence ATGAGTCGTAGCTTCGCGTCGTCATCCGTGGGCACGAAAGTGCTCATCGCGGTGACCGGGCTCCTTCTGTTCGTCTTCCTCATCGGTCATCTCGCGGGCAACCTCCTCGTTCTTCTCGGTCCAGGGCCCTTCAACGCCTACTCGCACACGCTGATCTCCAATCCTCTCGTCATCCCGATGGAGATCGGGCTGTTGCTGGTCGTCCTGGTGCACGTCTACAAGACCGTGAAGATGTACCTGCAGAACCAGCAGGCGAGGCCTGAGCGCTACGCGGTGAAGCACTGGGCGGGGCACACGAGCCGGAAGAGCGTTGCGTCATCGACGATGATCGTGTCCGGTCTCGTCACCGCCGTCTTCGTCATCTTCCACCTGCAGCAGTTCAAATGGGGGTCGTACTACGAGACCGCCGACACGCCTGCTGTGAGGGACCTCTACCGCACCGAGGTCGAGTTCTTCCAGGACCCGATCTGGGTGGCCATCTACGTGATCTGCATGGGCCTGATCTTCCTGCACCTGCGTCACGGGATTGCGAGTGCGTGCCAGTCGCTCGGCGCAGCCGAGACGTTTGGCAAGCGCATGCTCCGCGTCGGCATGGTCGCCGCCCTCATCATCGGCGGCGGGTTCGCCATCATTCCGTTATTCATCTATTTCGCGAAATGA
- the sucC gene encoding ADP-forming succinate--CoA ligase subunit beta, translating to MKIHEYQAKAILARHGVPVPRGEVVTQASAAADVARTLGGAVSVVKAQIHAGGRGKGGGVKLAKSSEEARRLAGDMLGMTLVTYQTGPEGRKVQRVLIEEGLDIARELYLGMVIDRSTQKIVVMVSREGGVEIEKVAAETPEKIHKEFIEPGIGLQNFQAQKLAFALGLEGASVRKGITVMTALHQAFVASDASLLEINPLIVTRAGDLLALDAKMNFDDNALYRHADVAGLRDLNEEDPLEIEASKYSLNYIKLDGNIGCMVNGAGLAMATMDIIKLAGGEPANFLDVGGGANAEQIRNAFKILMSDKAVQAVLINIFGGILRCDVLAEGVIAAVRELHVGVPVVIRMEGTNVERGKQMLEESGLNFETADTMDEAARKVVAAAAALRGGKR from the coding sequence ATGAAAATCCACGAATATCAGGCGAAGGCAATCCTGGCGCGGCACGGCGTGCCTGTGCCCAGAGGCGAAGTCGTGACGCAGGCGAGCGCCGCGGCGGACGTCGCGCGCACGCTTGGCGGCGCCGTCTCCGTCGTGAAGGCGCAAATCCATGCGGGCGGGCGCGGCAAGGGTGGCGGCGTCAAGCTTGCGAAAAGTTCCGAAGAGGCCCGGCGCCTCGCCGGGGACATGCTCGGGATGACGCTGGTGACATACCAGACCGGCCCCGAGGGACGAAAGGTGCAGCGCGTGCTCATCGAGGAAGGGCTCGACATCGCGCGCGAGCTATACCTCGGCATGGTCATCGACCGATCGACCCAGAAGATCGTGGTGATGGTCAGCCGGGAGGGAGGCGTCGAAATCGAAAAGGTCGCCGCCGAGACGCCCGAGAAGATCCACAAGGAGTTCATCGAGCCGGGCATCGGGCTGCAGAATTTCCAGGCGCAGAAGCTCGCCTTCGCGCTCGGCCTCGAGGGGGCGTCGGTGCGCAAGGGCATCACGGTGATGACCGCGCTCCATCAGGCGTTTGTCGCCTCGGACGCGTCGCTGCTCGAGATCAACCCGCTGATCGTCACCAGGGCGGGGGACCTGCTGGCGCTCGACGCGAAGATGAATTTCGACGACAACGCCCTGTACAGGCACGCCGACGTGGCCGGGCTGCGCGATCTCAACGAAGAGGACCCGCTCGAGATCGAGGCGTCGAAGTACAGCCTCAACTACATCAAGCTGGATGGCAACATCGGCTGCATGGTCAACGGCGCCGGCCTCGCCATGGCGACGATGGACATCATCAAGCTCGCCGGCGGCGAGCCGGCCAACTTCCTGGACGTGGGGGGCGGCGCCAACGCGGAGCAGATCCGGAACGCGTTCAAGATCCTGATGTCCGACAAGGCCGTCCAGGCGGTCCTCATCAACATCTTCGGCGGCATCCTGCGCTGCGACGTGCTCGCCGAGGGGGTGATTGCCGCCGTCAGGGAACTCCACGTCGGCGTGCCGGTCGTCATCCGCATGGAAGGCACCAACGTGGAGAGAGGCAAGCAGATGCTCGAGGAGAGCGGCCTGAACTTCGAGACCGCCGACACGATGGACGAAGCGGCCCGCAAGGTTGTCGCCGCCGCTGCGGCGTTGAGAGGGGGCAAGAGGTAG
- the sucD gene encoding succinate--CoA ligase subunit alpha translates to MAILLDKHTRLLVQGLTGREGTFHAKAAAAYGTNVVGGVTPGKGGTTHEGWPIFNTVADAVKKTGANASVIFVPPPFAADAVMEAADAGLGLTVCITEGIPTLDMMKALTFLKEKRTRLIGPNCPGIITAGQGKAGIIPAHICKPGRVGIVSKSGTLTYEAIHQLTRLGLGQTTCIGIGGDPLIGTTFIDALTLFKDDPETEAVAMIGEIGGSAEEEAAAWIKANFKKPVVGFIAGQTAPPGRRMGHAGAIISGGKGTAAEKMAALSAAGVTVVKSPAEIGQAIAAGLK, encoded by the coding sequence ATGGCGATCCTTCTCGACAAGCACACGCGGCTCCTCGTCCAGGGACTCACCGGCAGGGAAGGCACGTTCCACGCGAAAGCGGCCGCGGCCTACGGCACGAACGTCGTCGGCGGCGTCACCCCCGGCAAGGGAGGGACGACCCACGAGGGCTGGCCGATCTTCAACACGGTTGCCGACGCGGTGAAGAAGACGGGCGCGAACGCGTCGGTGATCTTCGTGCCGCCCCCCTTCGCCGCCGACGCGGTCATGGAGGCGGCCGACGCCGGGCTCGGCCTCACGGTGTGCATCACCGAGGGCATCCCGACGCTCGACATGATGAAGGCGCTCACCTTCCTGAAAGAGAAGCGCACGCGGCTCATCGGCCCGAACTGTCCCGGCATCATCACCGCGGGCCAGGGCAAGGCCGGCATCATTCCGGCGCACATCTGCAAGCCGGGACGCGTCGGCATCGTGTCGAAGAGCGGCACGCTCACCTACGAAGCGATCCACCAGCTCACGCGGCTCGGCCTCGGCCAGACGACGTGCATCGGCATCGGCGGCGACCCGCTCATCGGGACGACGTTCATCGACGCACTCACGCTGTTCAAGGACGATCCGGAGACCGAGGCGGTGGCGATGATTGGCGAGATCGGCGGCAGCGCGGAGGAAGAAGCTGCGGCGTGGATCAAGGCCAATTTCAAGAAGCCGGTCGTCGGCTTCATCGCCGGCCAGACCGCGCCCCCCGGACGCCGGATGGGACACGCGGGCGCGATCATCTCGGGCGGCAAGGGCACGGCCGCCGAGAAGATGGCCGCGCTGTCGGCCGCGGGTGTCACGGTCGTCAAGAGCCCGGCGGAGATCGGCCAGGCGATCGCGGCGGGGCTCAAGTAA